One Arachis hypogaea cultivar Tifrunner chromosome 18, arahy.Tifrunner.gnm2.J5K5, whole genome shotgun sequence genomic window, tataaagttttaaattttaaatctttacaatattttaaaatttctggaTGTTAATAAGTAAATTATTTGTGTTGTTATTTTTCCTATCGTGAGTAGGAaatgttttttaaatattatataggaGAATTTGCTGATGGTTTAAGGTATTCGTATTCGGTTAGATATGGAAATCTGTTTAAGGATAGGAGAATTTAATTGGACTCTGTTTTCGTTTGTTGTTCTGTGCAGCCCAATAGGTGTATATACAGTGTGAGGCGGCAACAGAATATGCCCATGCATGAAAGGATCATCCCGTATTTAGAGCGGGCTGGATTGTACCATTTGGCTAGGCTAAATAGCCAATGGTTCTGGTTGGATGAGCCACTCGTTAGTGCGTTCGttgagaggtggcgtcctgagacgcaTACGTTCCACATGCCTTTCGGAGAATGCACAGTGACATTGCAGGATGTGGCATTTCAGCTAGGGCTTCCTGTGGATGGGGAGGCTGTGAGTGGTTGCCTTGGTGAGTTTGAGACATACATGGAGGGTGGCCGACCAGCTTGGGAGTGGTTTGAGGACCTATTCGGTGAGCGGCCCCCACCGAATAAGGTCAAGCAGATGACAGTACACTTTACATGGTTCCACGAGAGGTTTAGGGTGCTACCACCAGATGCGAGCGAGGAGACTGTCCGCATCTACGCACGGGCCTACATCATGATGCTGTTATCGACTCAGTTATTTGGGGACAAGAGTGCGAACCGGGTTCATATACGATGGTTGCCATTTGTGGCAAACCTTGATGGCATGGGGAGGTATAGCTGGGGTTCGGCCGCTTTGGCGTGGCTGTACGGATGTATGTGTCGGGTAGCGAACAGAAATGTGACTAATCTTGCGGGCCCGCTCCAGTTACTTCAGAGTTGGATATTCTGGCGGTTTCCGTCTCTTAGGCCGGCCGGGTTTGAGGTTTTCTCTTTCCCGCTGGCATCAAGGTATGGGTTATGCTTTTTTAAGTTTAACAAATTTATTGggcatattttaaattttgtgtctCATATGACTTAAATTTAGGTGGTCTGCCTACTTACCTCCTAATGATGGAAAGGAGCAAAGGGTCATTAGGTATCGGCTTGCATTGGTCCCGCCATATTTGCCATACAGGTGTGTGTCGTCGATGCTTATCAGCGGCTTACAGTGGCGGAAAGCCTCAATACACGGAGGAAACGTCCAGAACATCCGATGAAAGAAAACTCTATCCTCGTCAACTTGGTCACCCACCCTAACTGGGGACGTCTTCAATAGAGCAATCGAACCTTCCATCGTGCATGTGACTCCAAGGATCCACCGAGGCAGATCTgcatatgactcctcccaatcacCATATATTTGCGCTactgccttctgcttcgccaaccaCACCTTCCGATAACTAGGCATGAATCCATAAGTCGCCTCCGTGGCCTCTTGCAACACCTTAATAGACACCGACGCATCAGCTCGAACCAATGGATAGATTCTCGCACAGATAACATGATAATCAAGCTGCTTGTGGTCG contains:
- the LOC140181269 gene encoding serine/threonine-protein phosphatase 7 long form homolog, coding for MAGRNLYRLNGVAHIAGSIGDDPNRCIYSVRRQQNMPMHERIIPYLERAGLYHLARLNSQWFWLDEPLVSAFVERWRPETHTFHMPFGECTVTLQDVAFQLGLPVDGEAVSGCLGEFETYMEGGRPAWEWFEDLFGERPPPNKVKQMTVHFTWFHERFRVLPPDASEETVRIYARAYIMMLLSTQLFGDKSANRVHIRWLPFVANLDGMGRYSWGSAALAWLYGCMCRVANRNVTNLAGPLQLLQSWIFWRFPSLRPAGFEVFSFPLASRYGLCFFKFNKFIGHILNFVSHMT